From the genome of Camarhynchus parvulus chromosome 4, STF_HiC, whole genome shotgun sequence:
TTCaggacacccagagctgcacaggcagtGTCCTCTGTGCCACCACCCTTCTGCTGCAGAAGATCCTTTGGTACCAGggcagctgctttcccaggacTGGCAGAAGTGAAATAACCACTTGGCATGGTTGTGCCATTCCATTAGTGCCCCCCTGTCCACACAGGAGCCCTTGGCTGTCATAAATACCAGTGAATGATTCCACACAACCATCCCATCACAGCTTTCACAAAGCCCTGGGAACACTTCCTGCATGACAAGCAGTGACAGATGACAGAATTCATGCCTCTCCTCAAAAGTGCTTTCTCCCCACTGCAGAAGCAGGAGACATTCATTTAtcacctgatttttttttttctctccttcaggTTCTGATTTTGAGAACACTTTGGTGCTTGTCAGCACTTCAGGGCGTGCAGCACCTCCCCGAGGTGGAGCCAGGGCAAGCTGTTTCTGAGCAGACCAGAgtgagagggagcagggcaTGACACCGAGAAAATGATGGATTTGCTGACAGCAGTCTGAGCATGCAGGTTCTTTCTAAGGGCTCCATTTCATGCTCTGAAGTGGAAACAATTAAATTACTGCAATACTGAAAGCAGGAGGAGGTTGAGTGTCTTTAAAGTGTGCTCAAAAGCATCCTGTCACTACTCCTGTGCCTGGAGAGGCAGAGTCTTTGTGAGCAATGCTCTTCTGACAGAGGTGGGGACTTTGCATCTCCTCACAGCTTGGGAATTAAATCCCTAGCTTGATCCCCAGGTCTTCCTGAGATGCCACTTGCACTGAGGGGAGGTGGAGAAGGACAGGTGGGAGAGAAACTCCTCCTGAACAGATCAAAACCCCCGAGAGGCTTGCTGAGGACTGACCAGCACTCTGGCTGCTCCCTTCCTCCAGGTACGAGCCagaaggcagtgctggcagcagggtgcCAGGCACAGAGGGGTGCCAGGCACAGAGGGGTGCCGGCACAGAGGGGTGCCAGGCACAgaggggtgctgcagggctgcccagcaggtccctggctccacacagctccccagccgtctcagcagcagctttgcaccCTCTTtgctctgggagagcagcacaggtggCTGCATGAGGACAAGGATTTCAGCACCCCCCCACCAGGGGGGCTCTGTGATCAGCATGAAATGTCATCTTTCCCCATTCCCCTATTTCTCCTCCAGTGTCTGcaatttcttcttctgaaagCTCACACATCATTAACTTCAAACTGTCAGAGATTGGTGCAGGGTGAAtcctggcagagcagaaatGCCAGATGTTAGAGACagtttggtgggggttttttccaggTGTGTTACTGGGAATGGAAGTCAAAAAAGCTCAGTCTGTATGAttctattttctccttttccctgtttttaagTACCTGGAGgaagcctacaagaaagatggggagAGACTTTTTGCAAGACTATGTTGTGGTCTTAGTTACAGTTCTTTCTGTAAACCAATTATTTAGTTTTCTGTACTTTTAGGGATAAATATATTCACACTTGTGTACAGAGGTGCCAGCTTCCTTGGACACATTTGGGACAACAGCAGAGGAGTCTCTacaggaatttaaaataatgctcCAGAGGGAGTTAGCTGGAAATCTTGTCTGGTAGTATGGAAAGAAGTGAGCCACTTTAGTTGCTCCTCCACTCTGtgccttttccctgccctgcctctctgtgcacacacactggcagcagctgcagagccagtggGATGCTTTGCATTCCTGGCggagaaaaaatacagcagcaggTGAAAGGAAGCAAATACAGATCTGGCATTGTCCCTTGCCAAGCTGCTCTGTAAGAGCTCCTGTAAAAACAGACCTGCCTGTCTGGTTCCTGAACCACTGCAAACTGCTATTTTCAGTGTATCTGTTGAGAATTAACCCATGTCTGAGAAGGGGTTATGTGGTATTCACAAtgccctctgaacagagagaagctgtgagacaagcagagaagaaggaaaacacaattcttatctctcttgctgtgcctgtgttgtgctaaagtagaatgcaatgtggagattgtttacccagagtgagggtgttttgttcccttggcctatcagggctaagaagtgtgtgtgtgtgtgtgtgtgtgtgtgtgtgtcaggactgtcatGGGACAGTCACGAGAGAATCAGAGAGGAGTGCAGTCTGAGCAGTTGTGAGCAAGAGTGagtgcagattcagtttagcTACAATGTacatagtatagtataataaagtaattaattagccttctgatgatggagtcagatgcacAGTTGTCTCTCTCCTTCATCGGAGTCGCCTTTGATTTACAATAGGGTAAGGATTTCAGCTCGaaggggagaggctgggggcTGAAGCAGCGGGCAGAATCAAGTCTGGGCCATGCTCAGAAAAGCACACACAGCAAAGCACTCTGTGATTTTTGCTGATCCTCTCACATTTGCACAGAGATAGATACAGGCAGCCCTGATGTTGCACAAAGATAGATACAGGCAGCCCTGATTTTGCACGCACGCAGATGTGGGTGCCTGGTAAGAGTTGGAGTTTCTCCTGGCAAGCTCTGCGAGTATTCCTCCTGCTAAGCTGTGCTGCTAAACCGCACCTTCCCGCTGTGACAGTGATGTCTATCTCTGCCTCCCCCGCAGGCCGGCCCTGCGTTGACTGCCACGCGTTCGAGTTCATGCAGAGGGCGTTGCAGGACCTGAAGAAGACGGCGTACAGCCTGGACACGCGGGTATGTGTCCTGCAGGAGTGCTCTCCCTCAGCCTTTatctctgccttccctcagcCTTTATCTATCTCCCGGcggccagggctgcctggccgGCTGCAGCAGACGTGACATCGCTGCTGACTCGCTCCCATCCCAGCAAATAGGTTTGTAGCGAGCACCGATCGTTTCTCACAGTCTGCAGAGGTTCAGTAATGATCATCCAGTCTGACTTTTTGCATAACAGCCTAACGAATTACCTCAGACAGTCCCTGCAccaaagggagagggaaagaagatGTACAAAGAGAGGAAGACAAGACAGGCGATTTACTCTGGGCCTCACACCGTTGCTTCCCAGCTGAGGACTGACTAtccactgcaggagcagaaatgagcaggagagagagaaggtggcaggcaggctggcagaggagagggaagcaaACACACACATCCCCTTTGCTCAGGGACTGATGCTTTGCGGAAAAGGGAGAAGcacatttttcatgcatttatCACAGCACACAGGGGATTCTGCCACTTCACGCACCCGTCTCAAGAGGTCACAGTGAGCAAAATGAGGGTGTGTTAAATGCCCTGATTTTAGTAATTCTTACATGTGTGGGTTTGTGAATATGTGCAAACTGACTGGGGTAGGATTTCTACGGTGATTTTGCTGCTGAAGTTTGCAAGAGGCAGGAGGTGTCTCTCCTCTAATAAAGCCCCTCCATGCATGTCTTGCCCTACCCCTCCTTCCTTTGAGCAGGACCATCCCTCTTGGCAGGTGAGAGGGCTCCTTAAGAGCTCCTCTACAGTCACACTCAGCTCAAATTGTCATTCCCAGCAAAAGCCAACCAAAGGGACATAAATCAATTATGTGTCTCAAACCATCAGTCAATTGTGTAGCTTTGCCTTTGGTTTCTTGTGACCTTGGGCAGCCGTGTCAGGCCCTACACAATAAAGTTGGAGTGACTTCAGCTTTCCTGAGCTATCAATAGCAAACTGATTAGGACAAAGTTCTGAGTATGGGTTACATTCCAAAAGTTTCCCATGCACTTGAGTAATAATAAATAACTCTTAAGTGGGAAAGTGTCAGTAGAGGGGCTTTacctccagcagctgtgctgggctcttcTGGTGCATAGCAGAGTTCCACTTGTTTGGGTTAGGGTCAGCTGAAATGTTTTGTACTTACACATGACATGTCAAGACCAGGTGcaactgcagctgtgctggtccTTACACTGTCAACAGGCTTTACTGGGAAGctgaaggttttatttctttaatgcaATGGAGGCAGCACAGTTCCTTAATCCCACCCACAGAGGTGTTCAGATGTGTCTGTGGTCTCTGTTCTGTCTGGAGGGTGGACTGGGGGTGCAGCCCGCCAGAGAGCAGTGCTGCCTTGGGAGAGGCGAGGCAGAATGTaaagggaggagctgctgccagggtgcCACAAGatgaatttctgtttctgtgaggACCTGGACAGGCCTGACATGCCAAGGCATGACTGAGACAGCTCCCAGTGTTACAGAGCTAGGGGCATAGGAACAGTGcatcacaaaaccaaacagaaccaGTTGTTTGTAAGATCACCCACCCTTAGACAACTGAGCTTAACACTACTGGTAAATAAAGGCTGTATTGCTGTACACCTTTCCCAGCCTTTGGATTGATACTCCAAAGGGCTTTCTATCAGAGATTCTTTGGTTAACACAAATTATTGAGAGATGCGGAGATACTAAAGTGAAACACAGCAACCAAGGCCCTACAAATGGCATACTGTGGCCTTGTATACTCTGACAGGATGAGCTTCCATATCCTTACTCCACTTCTGATGCTTGGCTCAAGCTGACCAGCTATAATTTCTCAAGTTTGACACACAAATAACTTCACTGAGTAATTCCTGAGTCTTGGAAATTGTTGCTACAAGGGCAAGCCCCATGCAGGATTGCTCCTGCATATCAGGGACTTTCTAAGCCAATGCCATCAAGGCCCAcaattaatttttgtaattgATACCTCTTTTTCACAGTCTTTCAGTTTGCAATTgagtgctcccagagctgctcttcctgcccGTAAATAGTCCTGAGTGACGCCCAGGCAGAGTTTGTGGTAGCAGTGACAGTTCGTTGGCATTGCTGTGAAATCCAATAAGCCTGTTTGATGTTaagatgattctgtgatttctcccGGGCTCCCAACAATGGGAGCATTCACTCATCCAAGATTGCATTGTGCAAGCggggagcagtgctgagcagcgCCTGCCATTGAGCTAAGCTGATAAGTGAAAGCAGGCAAGGAATGTGAACAAACCCCCTGTAATGCAAAGGTGAGTGTCAAAAGTTTGAGCTGAGGAGAATAtagggctggggaggggagggaaagccGTTCTGAAACAGCCTGTTCTGCACAAGCTTGCAGTCTGATAAGTGAATAACAGAgagtgggcactgctgggggacagaggtgctgctgcccaaggcaggcaggaggggagcaggaccACACAGGAGTGCCtagcttctccttctccttctccttctccttctccttctccttctccttctccttctccttctccttctccttctccttctccttctccttctccttctccttctccttctccttctccttctccttctccttctccttctccttctccttctccttctccttctccttctccttctctccttctccatggTTAATTAGCCCTTTGCTGTGTCCAGTGTGTCAGGGGGTATCAGGACAGAGGAACACCAGCAGGCTGAAGACCTTGTTGTTTCACAGAGCTTTGAGATCATTTCCTAACAAGTGGGTTTCAACCTTTAATGGGTTTTTGCAGTGTAGATGGGAAACTCATTCGCAGTGAATTTAAACCCactaaattcattttttctcccctcaagAAACTCTTCAAAGCCAGTCTGCAAACAGCTTGAGGGACCGCAGACCACAGGGTGAAAACCACAAGATATGCTCAGGAAGAAGTTTCTCTTCAGTCACAATTGCACTTGCTGATGTGAATTCCTTGCACCAACAATCTTGAGTCTCATGAGAAACTGGCTTCTGAAATGATGGTGCCATGCAAAAGATTCAGCCTTTGTTTCTCCAAAAGTGTGACAGGAatccacaaaatatttaagttatTTGATCACAATTAAATAAATGATACTTGAATATCTTTAAAGatctaattttttcccccctgtatgcagagaaaaaaagcttgGAAATACTTCTCCACTAAGGAGCTCCAAATACAACAGCAAGTAATTTTAAATGATGTATATTGGGAATGGTTTTTAGGCTTTTGCTCGAGTACTGATAATAAAGCAACTGTCAGTAATTTAACTCAGATTGAAATAGGAACCATACACTCAGATTTAGATCTGCCTTGAAAGATTATGAGTTTTAGACAACAGAGTTAGACTGACAGCTGGATTCAACACAGAGTTGTTCTAGAGAACCAGCAGTGTAACTGAGAGCACAACTGGCTCCTCAGCACTTGCTCTCTGGTGCAATTAAATTATACAGGACTGAAGGCACCATCAACAGGAAGCCATCAATCACCGCCAAGGAATTAAGAGCAGTGCAGTTGAAAGTGGAATCTGTCGTAGTGCTTATAAAAGACACTTTAATAATTTTGACAGCATACTCCCTAGAAGTTAACTGTGAAATTGAAAACATTGAAACTATAAAAATACCCTCCCTGCATCTCAGTTCTGAATTTACTCGTTTCATCACTTTTTCTGGATGAAAACCAGCATTAAGAACTATGATTTTTCACTCAGCAGAGCACcttggctacagctgtggaGAGGGATTAGATCTAATCAATTATAGACTCTTTTAAAGCAATATATTCAGTTCTTTGATTTcatggatttttgtttgtttgtttttttttttttcagacagaaacCCTCCTCCTGAGAGCAGAAAAGAGAGGCCTGTGTGATTGCTTTCATGCAATACACTGAAATGAGCACTGGGATTTGGCCAATGGACATATATTCA
Proteins encoded in this window:
- the C4H4orf48 gene encoding neuropeptide-like protein C4orf48 homolog; this translates as MAPVLSEARLGLLLLSALSLLSARLVGAAQDPGTAIPAESRPCVDCHAFEFMQRALQDLKKTAYSLDTRTETLLLRAEKRGLCDCFHAIH